One genomic window of Caldivirga maquilingensis IC-167 includes the following:
- a CDS encoding 30S ribosomal protein S13: MSEASQGRQIVHIGDTDLDGSKAVAYALARIKGIGVSTAVAICRNLGINPLVKLGELNEEMIRKIDWAVRNLHQAAPAWFVNRPKDPETGRNIHLIGADLILTARNDIERERRILSWRGIRHNLGLKVRGQRTRTTGRLGPVAGVQRRRTPTGAGGGEGGQG, from the coding sequence ATGTCTGAGGCTAGTCAAGGTAGGCAAATAGTGCATATTGGGGATACTGACCTAGATGGCTCTAAGGCCGTTGCCTACGCGTTAGCTAGGATTAAGGGTATTGGGGTATCCACTGCAGTAGCCATATGCAGGAACCTGGGTATTAATCCATTGGTTAAGTTGGGGGAATTGAATGAGGAGATGATTAGGAAAATAGATTGGGCGGTTAGGAACCTCCACCAAGCAGCCCCAGCCTGGTTCGTTAATAGGCCTAAGGATCCTGAAACAGGAAGAAACATACACCTAATAGGAGCTGACTTAATATTAACGGCTAGGAATGATATAGAGAGGGAGAGGCGCATACTATCCTGGAGGGGAATTAGGCACAACCTAGGCCTAAAGGTTAGGGGGCAGAGGACTAGGACAACGGGTAGGCTTGGGCCGGTGGCTGGTGTTCAACGTAGGAGAACGCCCACTGGAGCCGGTGGAGGGGAGGGTGGCCAAGGTTAA
- a CDS encoding carbon-nitrogen hydrolase family protein — MLRVHLIQYASRLGDPEYNIDRLRNYAKANCRGDGNDVLITPELYIPGYMSRDLLLQIAEPLDGKSIGELTEIAREGKCTIITGIAERDKDTGVVYNSAVAIGENGLMALYRKRHLPSYGVFDESRYFGVGRGDAPVFSMNGTKAGLAICYDAFYPEVSRSLMLKGARVQVYISAAPDMSRPHFETFIRARAMENVSFVIYVNTIGQYDGLGFFGGSFIVDPLGEVVAKAKYYEEDTVVAEIDPGLVDNYRSIRPILKDYTWDDVRYLLKNYRSGYRVY; from the coding sequence ATGCTGAGAGTACACTTAATTCAGTACGCCAGTAGGCTGGGTGATCCTGAGTATAATATAGATAGGTTAAGGAATTACGCTAAAGCCAACTGCAGGGGTGATGGTAACGACGTCTTAATCACCCCTGAATTATATATCCCAGGCTACATGTCTAGGGACCTCCTCCTCCAGATAGCTGAGCCGCTGGATGGTAAGTCAATAGGTGAGTTAACGGAGATAGCTAGGGAGGGTAAGTGCACCATAATCACTGGTATTGCTGAGAGGGATAAGGACACTGGGGTTGTTTATAATTCAGCAGTGGCTATTGGTGAGAACGGCTTAATGGCACTCTACAGGAAGAGGCACCTACCCAGTTACGGTGTATTTGATGAGTCAAGGTACTTCGGGGTAGGTAGGGGTGATGCACCGGTCTTCTCAATGAATGGAACTAAGGCTGGGTTAGCAATATGTTACGACGCCTTCTACCCAGAGGTATCCAGGTCACTAATGCTTAAGGGTGCTAGGGTTCAAGTATACATAAGTGCGGCCCCGGATATGTCAAGGCCTCACTTTGAGACATTCATTAGGGCTAGGGCCATGGAGAACGTGTCCTTCGTAATCTACGTAAACACCATTGGTCAGTACGATGGTTTAGGCTTCTTCGGGGGAAGCTTCATAGTGGATCCCCTGGGGGAGGTTGTGGCTAAGGCTAAGTACTATGAGGAGGACACTGTGGTTGCTGAAATTGACCCAGGCCTAGTGGATAATTATAGGTCAATAAGACCAATACTGAAGGATTACACCTGGGATGACGTCAGGTATCTGCTTAAGAATTATAGGTCAGGCTATAGGGTGTATTAG
- a CDS encoding signal peptidase I: MDSSKVLNIAGYVALTVILIYLVLSIAGIVKIPWATVGGFSMEPTLESGTLVVLCPVPSNVTALLGHVVVYDHYGEYIIHRVIEVYPSANTYYVVTKGDANQVADPWETPINQVYGVVCLSMQYVGLITLVLRKPPTLILAIVVMIILWLALNEVEKKVK, translated from the coding sequence ATGGACTCTAGCAAGGTATTAAATATTGCTGGTTACGTTGCCTTAACAGTAATCTTAATTTACCTAGTGTTGAGCATAGCCGGCATCGTTAAGATACCCTGGGCCACAGTGGGTGGCTTCAGCATGGAACCCACCCTGGAGTCTGGTACATTGGTTGTCCTATGCCCAGTGCCAAGTAATGTTACTGCGCTCCTCGGCCACGTGGTTGTTTATGATCACTACGGTGAGTATATAATACATAGGGTCATTGAGGTTTATCCATCAGCCAACACCTACTACGTGGTTACTAAGGGTGATGCAAACCAAGTTGCTGACCCGTGGGAGACGCCTATTAATCAAGTGTATGGGGTTGTTTGCTTAAGCATGCAGTACGTGGGTTTAATAACCCTGGTTCTTAGGAAGCCCCCCACGTTAATACTGGCTATAGTGGTTATGATTATTCTTTGGCTTGCATTAAATGAGGTTGAGAAGAAGGTTAAATGA
- the ppdK gene encoding pyruvate, phosphate dikinase, whose amino-acid sequence MARKYVLTFEEANPDDVKLLGGKATSLVLMTRLGLPVPPGFTITTVACKEYYKSGEKLPEGLMDEVIEGVRYLESKTGRKFGGGDTPLLVSVRSGAAVSMPGMMDTVLNVGLNDKTLQGFIKFIGSEHAAYDAYRRFLAMFGRIVLGIPEEEFNKPLDEIKRKYGVKEDPEIPLQGLKELVDLYKQVYIRRVGKVIDDPWEQLRLSIDAVFKSWNSPRAKFYREANKITPDIADCTAASVVTMVFGNADWRSATGVVFSRNPATGEDELYGEYLPYAQGEDVVAGIRTPKPISELKKEMPEVYQQLYEGVKKIERYKKAVQDVEFTIEKGKLWFLQTRNAKMNPLAMIKVTVDMVKQNWMTKEEAIMTIKPQHILQVLYPRIDEAKAPKPIVKGIAASPGAVSGQAVFDPDTAVEWAKAGKRVILVREETKPDDVHGFYASVGILTSRGGATSHAAVVARAIGRPAVVGAEGLKIDYSTRTAKAGDVVIKEGDWLTIDGFTGNVYVGQVSTIEPKLPPEFYELLDMADSVSVFGVKANADTPEDATIARRFGAKGIGLLRTERMFRAPGRLELFRSVILSTNANERRDALNKLAELMRRDFEEIFEIMEGYPVTVRLFDPPLHEFLPNVEELVAEVTRARTLGRPDPEKEALLARVRALMEANPMMGHRGVRLGITFPDIYMAQVKAILEAALELKKRGKNVQVQIMIPQVSEYKELEYVINNVVKPTAEEVFKNYGDRIDFKIGTMMETVRASLTADKIASVVDFMSFGTNDLTQAVFSFSRDDVENKFMSQYLNLGILPYDPFVTIDRDGVAKLMKIAVDLARSVKPNIEIGICGEHGGDADSIRILAEVVGRGLDYFSASPYRVPVARLVTAQESLKILGRAPKVAEY is encoded by the coding sequence ATGGCTAGGAAGTACGTATTAACGTTCGAGGAAGCCAACCCTGATGATGTTAAGCTCCTTGGCGGTAAGGCAACTAGCCTCGTACTAATGACTAGACTGGGTCTACCTGTGCCGCCGGGCTTTACAATAACCACAGTGGCCTGTAAGGAGTATTATAAGAGTGGGGAGAAGCTCCCTGAGGGATTAATGGATGAGGTTATTGAGGGTGTAAGGTATCTTGAGTCTAAGACAGGTAGGAAATTCGGGGGAGGCGATACACCATTACTTGTTAGCGTTAGGTCAGGTGCCGCGGTATCAATGCCAGGTATGATGGATACTGTGCTTAACGTGGGTCTTAATGATAAGACCCTTCAAGGCTTCATAAAGTTCATAGGCAGTGAACACGCAGCCTACGACGCCTACAGGAGGTTCCTGGCAATGTTCGGTAGGATAGTTCTAGGAATCCCCGAGGAGGAGTTTAATAAGCCTCTTGATGAGATAAAGAGGAAGTACGGCGTTAAGGAGGACCCTGAAATACCACTACAGGGCCTTAAGGAGCTTGTTGACTTGTATAAGCAGGTTTACATAAGGAGGGTGGGTAAGGTTATTGATGATCCATGGGAGCAGTTAAGGCTATCAATAGACGCTGTGTTTAAGTCCTGGAACTCACCTAGGGCTAAGTTCTATAGGGAGGCTAATAAGATAACACCCGACATAGCTGACTGCACTGCTGCATCAGTGGTAACCATGGTTTTCGGTAACGCTGATTGGAGGTCAGCAACAGGTGTGGTGTTCTCAAGGAATCCAGCCACTGGTGAGGATGAGTTATACGGTGAGTACTTACCGTATGCCCAAGGTGAAGATGTGGTTGCCGGTATTAGGACGCCTAAGCCTATAAGTGAACTTAAGAAGGAAATGCCTGAAGTCTATCAGCAGCTTTACGAGGGTGTTAAGAAGATTGAGAGGTATAAGAAGGCTGTACAGGATGTTGAATTCACCATTGAGAAGGGTAAGCTTTGGTTCCTCCAAACCAGGAACGCTAAGATGAATCCACTGGCCATGATTAAGGTTACTGTGGATATGGTTAAGCAGAATTGGATGACTAAGGAGGAGGCCATAATGACCATTAAGCCACAGCATATTCTACAGGTCCTATACCCGAGGATTGATGAGGCTAAGGCACCTAAGCCAATTGTTAAGGGTATCGCCGCATCACCCGGAGCAGTTAGTGGTCAAGCAGTCTTTGACCCAGATACGGCTGTTGAGTGGGCTAAGGCTGGTAAGAGGGTTATATTGGTTAGGGAGGAGACTAAGCCTGATGATGTTCACGGATTCTACGCCTCAGTGGGTATATTAACCAGTAGGGGTGGTGCCACAAGCCATGCAGCGGTTGTAGCTAGGGCAATAGGTAGGCCAGCTGTAGTGGGTGCTGAGGGCCTTAAGATCGATTACTCCACTAGGACTGCTAAGGCTGGTGACGTGGTGATTAAGGAGGGTGATTGGTTAACCATAGATGGATTCACTGGTAATGTGTATGTTGGGCAAGTCTCAACCATTGAACCAAAGCTACCGCCTGAATTCTACGAGCTACTTGACATGGCTGACTCAGTCTCAGTCTTCGGCGTTAAGGCTAATGCCGACACACCTGAGGATGCCACAATAGCCAGGAGGTTTGGGGCTAAGGGCATAGGCCTACTTAGGACTGAGAGAATGTTTAGAGCCCCAGGTAGGCTTGAGTTATTTAGGAGTGTAATACTGTCCACTAACGCCAATGAGAGGAGGGATGCCTTGAATAAGTTAGCTGAATTAATGAGGAGGGACTTTGAGGAGATATTCGAGATAATGGAGGGTTACCCAGTGACGGTGAGGCTCTTCGACCCACCGCTTCATGAGTTCCTACCCAATGTTGAGGAATTAGTGGCTGAGGTCACTAGAGCTAGGACACTGGGTAGGCCTGACCCCGAGAAGGAGGCTTTACTGGCTAGGGTTAGGGCTTTAATGGAGGCTAACCCAATGATGGGTCATAGGGGTGTTAGATTAGGCATAACTTTCCCAGACATATACATGGCGCAGGTTAAGGCTATTCTAGAGGCTGCCCTTGAATTGAAGAAGAGGGGTAAGAATGTTCAGGTTCAGATAATGATACCGCAGGTGTCGGAGTATAAGGAGCTTGAGTACGTTATAAACAATGTTGTTAAGCCAACCGCCGAGGAGGTGTTTAAGAATTATGGTGACCGCATTGACTTTAAGATAGGTACAATGATGGAGACCGTTAGGGCCAGTTTAACCGCTGATAAGATAGCCAGTGTTGTTGACTTCATGAGTTTCGGAACCAATGATTTAACACAGGCAGTCTTCAGCTTCAGTAGGGATGACGTGGAGAATAAGTTCATGAGCCAGTACCTTAACCTAGGCATACTGCCCTACGACCCATTCGTCACCATTGACCGTGACGGTGTGGCTAAATTAATGAAGATTGCCGTTGACTTAGCTAGAAGCGTTAAGCCCAATATAGAAATCGGCATATGCGGTGAGCATGGTGGTGACGCCGACTCAATAAGGATACTGGCTGAGGTGGTTGGTAGGGGATTAGACTACTTCAGTGCATCACCATACAGGGTTCCAGTAGCTAGGCTTGTGACTGCCCAGGAGTCACTTAAGATACTTGGTAGGGCACCTAAGGTTGCTGAGTACTAA
- a CDS encoding ABC transporter permease has product MVYMGELPLKVALAVSLLILTILIIYPLILIIALGSTQVTSALSVGSFLESIEITVIMSTLSALVAIIMGTPLAYLLARYRFRFKQLLDSIIDIPIMIPHVIVGIMIVLAFASKYSALFNSLNTVILHLRAFNSTLLHYGLLHVLLSPMVDALIYALSTVVGIKFINTLWGAVAAVAFLSSTYYIRVTEAAVSMVNPEMEIVARTLGASPSRVFISITLPKVWRAMANGALLSWARSVSEAGALFIVAYSIYFNGKYIYPASVYIYESYVGIGLSNAVKYSAALLVVVLVIFIVYRVILNIRRGD; this is encoded by the coding sequence ATGGTTTACATGGGTGAGCTTCCCCTTAAAGTAGCCTTAGCAGTCTCACTACTTATATTAACCATTCTAATAATCTACCCATTAATACTAATCATAGCATTAGGATCAACTCAAGTTACCTCAGCCCTATCAGTGGGTAGTTTCTTAGAGTCCATTGAGATCACAGTAATCATGTCAACGTTATCAGCACTAGTGGCAATAATAATGGGCACTCCCCTAGCCTACCTACTGGCTAGGTATAGGTTCCGCTTTAAGCAGTTGCTTGACTCAATAATAGACATACCAATAATGATACCTCACGTGATAGTCGGCATAATGATAGTCCTAGCCTTTGCATCTAAGTATAGTGCATTATTTAATTCACTTAACACAGTGATCCTGCACCTAAGGGCCTTTAATTCAACACTACTCCATTATGGTCTCCTCCACGTCCTCCTATCACCTATGGTTGATGCGTTAATATACGCCTTATCAACAGTGGTGGGTATTAAATTCATTAATACGCTTTGGGGTGCGGTGGCGGCTGTGGCTTTCCTATCATCAACATACTACATTAGGGTTACTGAGGCTGCAGTATCCATGGTTAATCCTGAAATGGAGATAGTTGCCAGGACCCTTGGGGCTAGTCCAAGTAGAGTATTCATATCAATAACGTTACCTAAGGTGTGGAGGGCAATGGCTAATGGCGCCTTATTATCATGGGCCCGTTCAGTATCAGAGGCGGGCGCATTATTCATAGTGGCGTACAGCATATACTTCAACGGTAAGTACATTTACCCAGCCTCAGTCTACATTTATGAGAGTTACGTTGGAATTGGGTTAAGTAATGCAGTCAAGTACTCAGCAGCCCTACTGGTGGTTGTACTAGTGATATTCATAGTCTACAGGGTTATTTTAAACATAAGGAGGGGTGATTAA
- a CDS encoding ABC transporter ATP-binding protein yields MGVALKLINVELMLGSFKLGPITTSMNNGTYNVIMGPTGSGKSTLIKVIAGAYRPNSGSVIINGEDVTGKPPELRGIAYVPQGYALFDHMTVYENIEYGLKVRGVPRRIRVIEVRRIAEDLGILNLLNRRVRGLSGGESQKVALARALIIKPKVLLLDEPMSMMDVSTRESLIPLLRSIPSKFNTVVVHVTHDRNEAYALADKILVLNNGQLIEENEPEVIFTRPSRLFTAQFVGFSNIIPATAVKAPQGSMVRVGNHTLYSTESVEGKVYVCIRPEWFREDNGDEGNVIKGTVIEVERTSVGFRVMINADGVLFTAITQSKPSKGDSLTLTIPPNLIHLIPAVE; encoded by the coding sequence GTGGGGGTTGCCCTTAAGCTAATTAACGTTGAGTTGATGCTTGGTTCCTTTAAACTGGGCCCAATAACAACATCAATGAATAATGGAACATACAATGTGATTATGGGACCGACGGGTAGTGGTAAATCAACTTTAATTAAAGTGATTGCTGGAGCCTATAGGCCTAATTCAGGTTCAGTGATCATTAATGGGGAGGATGTTACAGGTAAGCCCCCTGAATTAAGGGGGATAGCCTACGTTCCCCAGGGTTACGCCCTCTTCGATCACATGACTGTTTACGAGAATATTGAGTATGGGCTTAAGGTTAGGGGTGTGCCTAGGAGGATTAGGGTTATTGAGGTGCGTAGGATTGCCGAGGATTTAGGTATTCTTAACCTACTTAACAGGAGGGTTAGGGGATTAAGTGGTGGTGAGAGCCAGAAGGTTGCCTTAGCAAGGGCGCTCATAATTAAGCCTAAGGTTCTCCTACTTGATGAACCAATGTCAATGATGGATGTCAGCACCAGGGAGAGCCTAATACCACTCCTAAGAAGTATACCGAGTAAGTTCAACACTGTGGTTGTGCATGTGACTCATGATAGGAATGAGGCCTACGCCCTAGCCGATAAGATACTTGTGCTTAATAATGGACAGTTAATTGAGGAGAATGAACCTGAGGTAATATTCACAAGACCCAGTAGGCTCTTCACAGCTCAATTCGTGGGCTTCAGCAATATAATACCTGCAACAGCAGTTAAGGCTCCTCAAGGCTCAATGGTGCGTGTTGGGAATCACACCCTATACTCAACGGAGAGTGTCGAGGGTAAGGTTTACGTCTGCATTAGGCCTGAGTGGTTTAGGGAGGATAATGGGGATGAGGGTAATGTGATTAAGGGCACAGTGATTGAGGTTGAGAGGACTAGCGTGGGCTTTAGGGTAATGATTAACGCTGATGGAGTACTCTTCACTGCTATTACTCAATCAAAGCCCAGTAAGGGTGATTCCCTTACCCTAACCATACCACCCAACCTGATTCACCTAATACCGGCTGTTGAGTGA
- a CDS encoding MFS transporter, whose translation MRNWFIIIQGLLPMMLISAYQYSWNLLITPLMRSLNVDLPAIQVAYSLFVLFSTISQVLGGYIADRRGPRLVGVTGGVLAGLGMVASPLVNGVNQFYALWSMGSIGVGLIYGVSINLGVKWFSRTRGLATGIINMGFGLGATFFNPLISLLIIKGEYRYPMMLIGALILAVVIPLMATAKYPPSQVKAMRLTKIPPGFWLVFASFSLMGIPLQLLSSSLSILGEGYGYIIVATAASLLPLFSGIGRPIMGSISDKLSRRKTILVTGVALTVSMLTLLIHSPIAYMASTVITGIFGGSVITLFASLVGDEYGTVNSTFLFGILYNGKFVSALISSVVFAELLRTINLTNSLIIEAFLTAVSILVFMVFTRVKSRRQVAII comes from the coding sequence ATGAGGAACTGGTTCATAATAATCCAAGGACTATTACCAATGATGCTTATATCAGCCTACCAATACAGCTGGAACCTACTCATAACACCATTAATGAGGAGTCTCAACGTTGATTTACCTGCAATTCAAGTAGCCTACTCATTATTCGTCCTATTCTCCACTATTTCACAGGTACTTGGGGGTTACATTGCTGATAGGAGAGGGCCTAGATTAGTTGGCGTAACCGGTGGTGTATTGGCTGGCTTAGGTATGGTGGCTTCACCACTTGTTAATGGGGTTAATCAATTCTACGCCCTGTGGTCAATGGGGAGCATTGGCGTTGGCTTAATCTACGGTGTATCAATAAACCTGGGGGTTAAGTGGTTTAGTAGGACTAGGGGCTTAGCCACAGGTATAATAAACATGGGCTTTGGACTTGGGGCGACATTCTTCAACCCGTTAATATCGCTATTAATTATTAAGGGTGAGTACAGGTACCCGATGATGCTTATAGGCGCATTAATACTGGCCGTAGTCATACCCTTAATGGCGACGGCCAAGTACCCTCCAAGCCAGGTTAAGGCTATGAGGCTTACTAAAATACCCCCAGGCTTCTGGCTTGTCTTCGCATCATTCTCACTAATGGGTATTCCACTTCAATTACTCTCCTCCAGTCTCTCAATACTGGGTGAGGGTTACGGTTACATTATAGTTGCCACTGCGGCGTCACTACTTCCCCTATTCAGTGGTATTGGTAGGCCAATAATGGGTTCAATATCAGATAAGTTAAGTAGGAGGAAGACTATTCTCGTAACTGGTGTCGCCTTAACGGTCTCAATGCTCACTCTGCTTATTCACTCACCCATAGCTTACATGGCCTCAACAGTAATTACAGGTATTTTCGGGGGTTCGGTGATAACGTTATTCGCATCCCTTGTGGGTGATGAATACGGTACAGTTAACTCAACCTTCCTATTCGGTATACTTTACAATGGTAAATTCGTATCAGCCCTAATAAGTAGTGTAGTATTCGCTGAACTACTGAGGACCATTAATTTAACTAACTCCCTTATAATTGAGGCTTTCCTAACAGCCGTATCAATACTAGTATTCATGGTCTTCACCAGGGTTAAGTCTAGGAGGCAGGTGGCTATTATTTGA
- a CDS encoding polyprenyl synthetase family protein, translating to MAFIFELPKEINDVLSLIINELGNLLNGVNMPPNLRESAMHYIHNKGKMIRPLLTLITTHTLGGNLMDAVNPAIAVELVHVATLLQDDIIDGHLMRRGSETPFKRYGTEYTILASDLLIAKAIEYSLKSKTRRITMELTSAALRLAIGQSYELEYKLNGKVDMNIYMRIIENKTASLISAAIVLGGYVADADSNTINLLRSLGEKLGAAYQIRDDIIDYLNLDKDNPKGLRSVDVNVIDALKAEGFSDPLKEAYRLFMGYMSEARAITASIRGGEVFAGIIDFLQDPLTKLIEGNKNQV from the coding sequence ATGGCTTTCATTTTTGAGCTACCTAAGGAAATAAACGACGTGTTGAGCCTTATCATTAATGAGCTTGGTAATCTACTTAATGGAGTCAACATGCCTCCTAACTTAAGGGAATCAGCAATGCATTACATTCATAATAAGGGTAAGATGATTAGGCCACTCCTAACCCTGATAACAACACACACCCTGGGCGGTAACCTAATGGATGCCGTTAACCCAGCTATTGCAGTGGAGCTGGTTCATGTAGCTACCCTGCTTCAAGACGATATAATCGATGGGCACTTAATGAGGAGGGGCTCTGAAACACCCTTCAAGAGGTATGGAACCGAGTACACTATATTAGCCAGTGACTTATTGATTGCTAAGGCAATTGAGTACTCGTTGAAATCCAAGACTAGGAGGATAACAATGGAGTTAACCAGCGCAGCCTTAAGACTAGCCATAGGGCAATCCTATGAACTTGAGTATAAACTGAACGGTAAAGTGGATATGAATATTTACATGAGGATCATTGAGAATAAGACAGCATCCCTAATCTCAGCCGCAATAGTGCTGGGTGGTTACGTGGCTGACGCCGATAGCAACACGATTAATCTACTTAGGTCCCTTGGGGAGAAGCTTGGCGCAGCGTACCAGATAAGGGACGACATAATAGATTACCTCAATTTAGATAAGGATAATCCAAAGGGCTTAAGGAGCGTTGACGTTAACGTAATTGATGCACTTAAAGCGGAGGGCTTCAGTGACCCGCTTAAGGAGGCTTATAGATTATTCATGGGCTACATGAGTGAAGCGAGGGCAATAACGGCATCAATAAGGGGTGGTGAAGTCTTCGCAGGCATTATCGACTTCCTGCAGGATCCCTTAACTAAGCTCATTGAGGGGAATAAGAACCAAGTTTAA
- a CDS encoding serine protein kinase RIO — MPDESKIERDRIEKRRFRIKDIDQLKLVDDVFNEYTLKALYEIMNRRIVLEVYGPIAQGKEAKVIWGKDYDGKDLALKVYYTLANRFVNRNPYIIGDRRFSGKPSNPFKLASMWCRKEFRNMKRAYEAGVLVPRPIAFYSNILVMEFIGEEGVPAPLLKDVPPDDVQAAYIDVILNVEKAFIIGKLIHADLSEYNILNWNNKLYIIDWGSAVDSSHPNFMDLLYRDVRNINRFFSKLGASVVDEGKITEALIKRSKGSYIVSDGRVIVDGKDLLGYLSIN, encoded by the coding sequence GTGCCTGATGAATCTAAGATTGAGAGGGATAGGATTGAGAAGAGGAGGTTTAGGATAAAGGATATTGATCAACTTAAGTTAGTTGACGATGTATTCAATGAATACACATTGAAGGCGCTTTATGAAATAATGAATAGGAGAATTGTGCTGGAGGTTTATGGACCCATTGCCCAGGGTAAGGAGGCTAAGGTAATATGGGGTAAGGATTATGATGGTAAGGACCTGGCCCTTAAGGTTTACTATACTTTGGCTAATAGGTTCGTTAACAGGAACCCATATATAATAGGTGATAGGAGGTTCAGCGGTAAGCCCAGTAATCCATTTAAGTTAGCAAGCATGTGGTGTAGGAAGGAGTTTAGGAACATGAAGAGGGCCTATGAGGCTGGGGTGCTTGTCCCAAGGCCAATAGCCTTCTACAGTAATATACTGGTTATGGAATTCATAGGTGAGGAGGGTGTACCAGCACCATTACTGAAGGATGTGCCCCCAGATGACGTACAAGCGGCTTACATTGATGTAATACTCAATGTGGAGAAGGCGTTCATAATCGGTAAGCTTATTCACGCTGATTTAAGTGAGTATAATATATTAAATTGGAATAATAAACTATACATAATTGACTGGGGTTCAGCTGTGGATTCATCTCACCCAAACTTCATGGACCTCCTGTACAGGGATGTTAGGAACATTAACAGGTTCTTCAGTAAACTAGGCGCATCAGTGGTGGATGAGGGTAAGATCACTGAGGCGTTAATTAAGAGGAGTAAGGGGAGTTACATTGTTAGTGATGGTAGGGTTATTGTTGATGGTAAGGACCTATTAGGCTACTTGAGTATAAACTAG
- a CDS encoding NAD(P)/FAD-dependent oxidoreductase has protein sequence MRVVVVGGGIAALFTAYFLKSMGSDVVVIGEEPKYPLASLVLTQSMPYVDDILLARESLEVYRRFTKPKPVTSIDIMPRWINLNPLKTAGVEYRIIEEADWVRLSRDEFMVVTTDYMIPIRRIVGELRRRMNVIKAKASLKLINGSLTVVANGERYIGDSIVLAAGPGNTELAMQVGIKLPLKSYQCYASVMTGPVKVMNLSIGDDVLGWYSRPFIPGLFIAGDGCGKPNEKPPPNYGQRIARLISSRFGWAAPIFTRSGTCEVSPSGGPVYGMVKDNLYVLGGLDGYGSMSGPALARRLAELLIKGDVPMDDYRVEKYMNHVDWDACSVERHNWLIAVQGKEGKESVKPP, from the coding sequence ATGAGGGTAGTGGTAGTAGGCGGCGGTATAGCTGCATTATTTACAGCCTACTTCCTGAAGTCCATGGGTTCTGATGTAGTGGTTATTGGGGAGGAACCCAAGTACCCCCTTGCCTCCCTGGTCTTAACCCAATCAATGCCCTATGTTGACGACATACTGCTGGCTAGGGAAAGCCTCGAAGTGTATAGGAGGTTCACTAAACCTAAGCCAGTAACCTCAATAGACATTATGCCCAGGTGGATTAACCTAAACCCTCTTAAAACCGCTGGTGTTGAGTACAGGATTATTGAGGAGGCTGATTGGGTTAGGTTAAGTAGGGATGAGTTCATGGTGGTGACCACGGATTACATGATACCCATTAGGCGCATAGTGGGTGAGTTAAGGAGGAGGATGAATGTGATTAAGGCTAAGGCATCCTTAAAGCTAATCAACGGGTCATTAACAGTGGTGGCTAATGGTGAGAGATACATAGGGGACTCAATAGTACTGGCCGCTGGACCTGGAAACACGGAATTAGCCATGCAGGTAGGTATTAAACTACCCTTGAAGAGCTACCAATGCTATGCCTCAGTTATGACTGGTCCAGTTAAGGTAATGAACCTAAGCATTGGTGATGACGTATTAGGCTGGTATAGTAGGCCATTCATACCTGGACTATTCATAGCCGGTGACGGGTGCGGTAAACCTAATGAGAAACCGCCTCCTAATTACGGCCAGCGTATAGCTAGGTTAATCTCAAGTAGGTTTGGTTGGGCTGCACCAATATTCACTAGGTCAGGTACATGCGAGGTTTCACCAAGCGGTGGCCCAGTCTACGGTATGGTTAAGGATAATTTATATGTGTTAGGAGGCTTAGATGGCTATGGTTCAATGAGTGGCCCGGCCTTAGCAAGGAGGTTGGCTGAATTATTAATTAAGGGTGATGTACCCATGGATGATTACAGGGTTGAGAAGTATATGAATCACGTGGACTGGGATGCATGCAGTGTTGAGAGGCATAATTGGTTAATTGCGGTTCAGGGTAAGGAGGGTAAGGAGAGCGTTAAACCACCCTAA